One window of Clostridiales bacterium genomic DNA carries:
- a CDS encoding TIM barrel protein, whose amino-acid sequence MIRFGPSGNSDKFYEEGYKSSLQMPKWLNSMGLSAYEYQCGKGVKIKEASATKLKDEAIKNDIFLSIHAPYYISLSSVDATKRNNSVNYILSTLKAARWMGAKRIVVHAGSCSKMPRSEALALACDTLKKSIRAADENGFGDITICPETLGKVNQLGSVDEIVEMCKIDDRLIPTIDFGHIHVRDMGCLNSIDDFRQVLDKVENGLGNMRLKNLHIHFSRIEFTKGGEKRHWRLCDTQYGPDFEPLAQLIHEKNMTPVIICESFGTMAEDALTLKNIYESMEV is encoded by the coding sequence TTGATAAGATTTGGACCGTCTGGCAACTCAGACAAATTCTATGAAGAAGGTTACAAAAGTTCCCTACAAATGCCTAAGTGGCTAAATTCCATGGGACTTTCTGCATATGAATATCAATGTGGCAAAGGGGTAAAAATAAAAGAAGCTAGCGCTACTAAACTAAAAGATGAAGCAATCAAAAATGATATATTTTTAAGCATACACGCTCCATATTACATAAGTCTATCTAGTGTTGATGCCACTAAAAGAAATAACTCCGTAAACTATATTTTAAGCACACTTAAGGCCGCACGTTGGATGGGAGCAAAAAGAATAGTCGTACACGCTGGTAGCTGCAGTAAAATGCCAAGATCTGAAGCTTTAGCTCTTGCTTGTGATACTCTTAAAAAAAGTATTAGAGCTGCTGATGAAAATGGCTTTGGCGACATCACTATATGTCCTGAAACACTAGGTAAAGTAAATCAATTAGGCTCAGTTGATGAAATAGTAGAAATGTGTAAGATAGATGATCGTTTAATTCCAACAATAGATTTTGGACATATCCATGTACGAGATATGGGATGTTTAAATTCAATTGATGATTTTAGACAGGTATTAGACAAAGTTGAAAATGGCTTAGGTAATATGAGGCTTAAAAATCTTCACATACATTTTAGTCGAATTGAATTCACAAAAGGCGGAGAAAAACGTCATTGGAGATTATGTGACACGCAATATGGTCCAGACTTTGAGCCTCTTGCGCAATTAATACATGAAAAAAATATGACTCCTGTAATAATATGCGAATCATTCGGCACTATGGCAGAAGATGCCCTAACTTTAAAAAACATCTATGAATCAATGGAGGTGTAA